One candidate division WOR-3 bacterium genomic window carries:
- a CDS encoding protein-L-isoaspartate(D-aspartate) O-methyltransferase — MNKKLEELLERFSSKNDPFYNLRKEMVDKQLRERGICDERVLKSFLAVPRHLFVPDKIKSFSYDDSPLPLLEGQTISQPYMVALMVELLEPDENKHILEIGTGSGYETAILCLLNKFVYTVERVKDLSLYAREKLKELSIENVYFHVGDGSEGLMDFAPYDGIICSAAAPDVPLPFIEQLNPGGIIVMPIGDKLYQDLVKIKKEGNKLKKEYHGPCVFVPLIGRYGFEE, encoded by the coding sequence TTGAATAAAAAATTAGAAGAACTTTTAGAAAGGTTCAGTAGCAAAAATGATCCTTTTTATAATTTAAGAAAAGAAATGGTAGATAAACAGTTAAGGGAAAGGGGAATATGTGATGAAAGGGTTTTAAAGAGTTTTCTGGCTGTCCCGAGGCATTTATTTGTTCCTGATAAAATAAAGTCTTTTTCTTATGATGATTCTCCTTTGCCTTTATTAGAGGGTCAAACAATTAGCCAGCCCTATATGGTTGCTTTAATGGTTGAACTTTTAGAGCCTGATGAAAACAAACATATTCTTGAAATAGGTACAGGTTCAGGTTATGAAACTGCAATTTTATGTCTTCTTAATAAATTTGTTTATACTGTTGAAAGGGTTAAAGATTTATCTCTTTATGCAAGAGAAAAACTTAAGGAACTTTCCATAGAAAATGTTTATTTTCATGTGGGTGATGGTTCAGAAGGTTTAATGGATTTTGCTCCCTATGATGGTATAATCTGTTCTGCTGCTGCTCCAGATGTCCCCCTTCCTTTTATAGAGCAATTAAATCCAGGAGGAATTATAGTTATGCCTATAGGTGATAAACTTTATCAGGACCTTGTAAAAATAAAAAAAGAAGGGAACAAATTAAAAAAGGAATATCACGGGCCCTGTGTTTTTGTTCCATTAATAGGGAGGTATGGCTTTGAAGAATAA
- the surE gene encoding 5'/3'-nucleotidase SurE produces MDKLKILLVNDDGIEAEGLRRALKILKNFGEVIVVAPSEEKSGSSHSISLRKNIRVNKIRENFYSVDGTPVDCVLVAMEAILEEKPQLLVSGINYGFNLGEDTFYSGTLAAAREGYLYDVPSIAFSVGPYNEPCYEGGEYYLDLILRKIIESKFYENKFLLNINLYDLKIEEIKGIKVTKLGKRHYLNPIEKVGENIYKIGGKLKLIPEEGTDVKAVLEHFVSITPLTLDATDIELIKKLKKILE; encoded by the coding sequence ATGGATAAACTTAAAATTCTTCTTGTTAATGATGATGGAATAGAGGCAGAGGGTTTAAGAAGGGCTTTAAAGATTTTAAAGAATTTTGGGGAAGTTATTGTTGTGGCGCCATCAGAAGAAAAATCTGGTTCAAGCCATTCAATTTCTTTAAGGAAAAATATAAGAGTTAATAAAATAAGGGAAAATTTTTATTCTGTTGATGGAACTCCTGTAGATTGTGTTTTAGTTGCTATGGAAGCAATTTTAGAGGAAAAACCTCAACTTCTTGTTTCGGGAATAAATTATGGATTTAATCTGGGTGAGGATACATTTTATTCAGGGACTCTTGCAGCCGCAAGGGAAGGTTATCTTTATGATGTTCCTTCAATAGCCTTTTCAGTTGGTCCATATAATGAGCCTTGTTATGAAGGAGGTGAATATTATCTTGATTTAATTTTAAGAAAAATAATTGAAAGTAAATTTTATGAAAATAAATTTTTGTTAAATATAAACTTATATGATTTAAAAATTGAAGAAATAAAGGGAATTAAGGTTACAAAACTTGGGAAAAGACATTATTTAAATCCAATTGAAAAAGTGGGTGAAAATATTTATAAAATTGGCGGTAAGCTGAAACTAATTCCAGAGGAGGGCACAGATGTGAAAGCTGTTCTTGAGCATTTTGTGAGTATAACTCCTTTAACTCTTGATGCAACTGATATAGAGCTTATAAAAAAATTAAAAAAGATACTTGAATAA
- the sfsA gene encoding DNA/RNA nuclease SfsA yields the protein MPEKGKFLRRINRFVTFVEFKKKKVKAYLANSGRLKEVLNEGAECLIEKGKGKIPYKLIAVKKDDIWVSVDSHLPNKFFYELYKRGEIDFLRKARFLSREFKIDGERIDFLFIRGKKRIFVEIKSCTLVERDIALFPDAPTIRGKRHLDLLSKLKENGDDAYIVFIVQRKDAKSFAPNSFTHFDFSKSLYRAMEKGVKVYLIVADFNDKKMELEKIFMKKLDIFEILVNEYHLWRYPEVFIDYKKLKKDSFYLDFKGETCFHCSFEENFFDFIYFAKERGINLDPIKIESNIGHLVAKVRKS from the coding sequence TTGCCAGAAAAAGGAAAGTTCCTAAGAAGAATTAACAGGTTTGTTACATTTGTAGAATTTAAAAAAAAGAAGGTAAAGGCTTATCTTGCTAATTCAGGAAGATTAAAAGAAGTTTTAAATGAAGGGGCGGAATGTTTGATTGAGAAAGGTAAGGGAAAGATTCCCTACAAGTTAATTGCAGTTAAAAAGGATGATATATGGGTTTCAGTTGATTCTCATCTTCCCAATAAATTTTTTTATGAACTTTATAAAAGAGGAGAAATTGATTTTTTAAGAAAAGCAAGATTTCTTTCAAGAGAGTTTAAAATAGATGGTGAAAGGATTGATTTTTTATTTATAAGAGGTAAAAAAAGAATTTTTGTTGAAATAAAGTCCTGTACTCTTGTGGAAAGGGATATAGCTCTTTTTCCTGATGCTCCTACCATAAGGGGTAAAAGGCATCTTGATTTACTATCAAAATTAAAGGAAAATGGAGATGATGCTTACATAGTTTTTATTGTTCAGAGAAAGGATGCAAAAAGTTTTGCTCCCAATTCCTTTACTCATTTTGATTTTTCAAAAAGTTTATATAGAGCTATGGAAAAGGGAGTAAAGGTATATCTTATTGTTGCAGATTTTAATGATAAAAAAATGGAACTTGAAAAGATTTTTATGAAAAAACTTGATATTTTTGAAATTCTTGTTAATGAGTATCATTTATGGCGATATCCTGAAGTTTTTATTGATTATAAAAAGCTTAAAAAAGATTCCTTTTATCTTGATTTTAAAGGAGAAACTTGTTTTCACTGCTCCTTTGAAGAAAATTTCTTTGATTTTATTTATTTTGCAAAAGAAAGAGGTATAAATTTAGATCCTATTAAAATTGAAAGTAACATAGGTCATTTAGTTGCAAAAGTGAGAAAAAGTTAA
- a CDS encoding transcriptional repressor: MKKDFQEKLEVLRKKGHFLTSSRLMILEYLSESTSHPTADEIYNALKDRLPSLSKATVYNTLKLFIELGVAREIKVERDKSRFEAKTDPHIHFTCVKCGTVYDIEKETVKFPKNIENHKVMFGDLLLYGICSSCQKKESS, encoded by the coding sequence ATGAAAAAAGATTTTCAAGAAAAACTTGAAGTCTTAAGGAAGAAAGGTCATTTTTTGACCTCTTCAAGGTTAATGATTCTTGAATATTTGAGTGAAAGTACTTCTCATCCCACTGCTGATGAGATATATAATGCATTGAAAGATAGACTCCCATCCCTATCAAAGGCTACTGTTTACAACACTCTTAAACTATTTATTGAACTTGGAGTAGCAAGGGAAATCAAGGTTGAAAGGGATAAATCAAGATTTGAAGCAAAAACAGACCCCCATATTCACTTTACATGTGTTAAATGTGGAACAGTTTATGATATTGAAAAGGAAACAGTTAAATTTCCAAAAAATATAGAAAATCATAAAGTAATGTTTGGTGATCTTTTGCTATACGGAATCTGCTCATCTTGCCAGAAAAAGGAAAGTTCCTAA